TGAGCGCCACGCTGGGGGCATTCCTCAAGCAGCTGGAGCCGAACTGGACCATCTCCCTGTTCGAACGGCTGGACCAGCCTGGCCTCGAAAGCTCGGACCCCTGGAACAACGCAGGAACGGGCCACGCCGCCCTCTGCGAACTCAACTACTCGCCCGCAGCCAAAGACGGCTCGGTCAGCCCCGCCAAGGCACTGCTCATCAACGAACAGTTCCAGCTCTCCCGCCAGTTCTGGTCCCACCTGGTGGACAACAACCTCATCGGTTCCCCCAAGGGCTTCATCAACACCGTCCCGCACATGAGCTTCGTGATCGGCGAAGACCACACCAGGTTCCTGAAGACCCGGTACGAGGCGCTGAAGCCGCACCCCCTGTTCCGGAGCATGGAGTACTCCGAGGACCACGCCCAGATCGCCAAGTGGGCGCCTCTGATCGTCAAGGGCCGCGACCCCCAGCAGCGTATTGCCGCCACCCGCGCCGCCGAGGGCACCGACGTGGACTTCGGCGCACTCACCCGGGAGCTGACCACCTACCTGGGGAACAACGGCGTCGAAATCAACTACGGCCACGACGTCACCGGGATCTCCCGCGCCTCCGACGGCGGCTGGGACCTGACGCTGAAGTACCCCAAGTCCGGGGAACACGGCAAGATCCACGCCAAGTTCGTCTTCGTCGGCGCCGGCGGCGGTGCCCTGCACCTGCTTCAGGCCTCCGGCATCCCGGAAAGCAAAGGCTATGGCGGATTCCCGGTCTCCGGCCAGTTCTTCCGCTGCACGGACGAGACCATCGCCGCCCAGCACAGCGCCAAGGTCTACGGCCAGGCCTCCGTGGGCGCGCCGCCGATGTCCGTTCCGCACCTGGACACCCGCTACGTCAACGGGAAGCGTTCGCTCCTGTTCGGCCCGTACGCAGGCTTCTCCACCAACTTCCTGAAGAACGGCTCCTACCTGGACCTGCCCCTGTCCATCCGCCCCGGCAACATCATCCCGATGCTGGCCGTGGCGAAGGACAACATGGACCTCACGGCCTACCTGGTCAAGGAAGTGGTCAAGCGCCACGACCAGAAGGTGGAGGCGCTGCGCGAGTACTACCCCGAGGCAAAGGGCGGGGACTGGGAACTCATCACCGCCGGTCAGCGTGTACAGATCATCAAGAAAGACCCGCAAAAGGGCGGCATCCTCCAGTTCGGTACTGAAGTGATCGCCGGTCGTGACGGCTCCATCGGTGCGCTCCTGGGCGCTTCGCCGGGGGCGTCGACCGCTGTCCCCATCATGATCGAGCTGCTTCAGAAGACGTTCCCCAAGAACTTCAAGGGCTGGCAGTCCAAGCTCAAGGACATGATGCCCGGCTACGGGGTGAAGCTGGATGAGAATCCTGACCTCGCCGCGGAGCTGGAACGGGCCACGGCCGCGTCCCTTCAGCTGGAGAGTGTTTCCGCCAGCCACTGACCCTGCCGGGGCCAGCGGCTGGCACCCCCAGGGCTTGTACCAGTCACTTAGACCCCCCAGGAGACACCCATGTTCCGGTTGGCGCACCTTTCCCTGGCGAACCGGGCCCTGATCGCGCTGATCACCGTCTTCGCCTCGGTCTTCGGCGTGATCACTATGTCGTCGCTGAAGCAGGAGCTCATTCCTTCCATTGAGTTCCCGCAGATCACAGTGCTCAGCTCCATGCCGGGTGCATCGCCCGAAGTGGTTGACAAGCAGGTCAGCGGTCCGCTGGAAAAGGCGCTGAACGGCGTGGAGGGGCTGGAATCCACCTCCTCCACGTCGCGGACCGGCGTCTCCCAGATCACCATGGTGTTCACCTACGGATCCAACCTGGACCGGGCCCGGAACCAGATCGACCGGGCCATTTCCAACGCCAAGCGGACGCTGCCCAGCGATGTCCAGCCACAGGCCATCGCCGGAAGCATCAGCGACTTCCCCATTGTTTTCCTCGCCGTCTCCTCGGACAAGCCACTCAGTGAACTGAACGCGGACCTCCAGCGCCTCAGCGTGCCCCGGCTGCAGAAGATCGACGGCGTCCGCAGCGCCGACGTCACGGGCGGCGCCTCCCAGCACATCGAGATCCTCCCCCGCACCGAGGCCATGGCAGCGGCAGGGGCAGGCGTTACCGCCATCCGCGACGCCCTGTCCAACAACGGCGCGCTGATCCCTGCCGGAACACTTGAGGACCAGGGCAAGACCCTCTCGCTGCAGATCGGCAGCCCCGTCGATTCCCTCGATGCCATCAAGGCCCTGCCACTGTCCGGCGCCAAGAACGCGGCGACCATCGGCTCGGTAGCCGATGTTTCCCTCAAGGACGACGAGCGCACCTCCATCACGCGCACCAACGGCGCCGAGACGCTGGCGGTCTCCGTGCCCAAGAAACCCGAGGGTGACACGGTGGCGATCTCCCACGCGGTGCGGGACTCCTTGAATGAACTCGAGGCGGAGCTGGGCTCGAACGCCAAGTTCACCCCCGTCTTTGACCAGGCGCCGTTCATCGAAAAGTCCATCAAGGACCTCACCACGGAAGGCCTGCTGGGGCTGGGATTCGCCGTCGCCATCATCCTGCTCTTCCTGATGTCCGCCCGGTCCACGCTGGTCACGGCCGTCTCCATTCCGCTGTCCCTGCTGATCACGTTCATTGGCCTGTCAGCCACCGGCTACTCGCTGAACATCCTGACGCTGGGCGCCCTCACCATCGCGATCGGGCGGGTGGTGGACGACTCGATCGTGGTGATCGAGAACATCAAGCGGCACCTGAGCTACGGCGAGGAAAAGTCGACGGCGATCCTCACCGCCATCAGGGAGGTGGCCGTCGCCATCACCGCCTCAACCCTGACCACGGTGGCGGTGTTCCTGCCCATCGCGTTTGTCGGTGAACTGGCCGGTGAACTGTTCCGGCCGTTCGCCCTGACAGTCACCATGGCCCTGCTGGCGTCGCTGCTGGTATCCCTGACCATCGTTCCGGTGCTGGCCTACTGGTTCCTGAAGAACCCCAAGGGCGGCCCCGCCGGCGCGGCCGCAGGATCCCCCGAGGCGCGGCGCATTGCCGGCGAGGCCAAGGCAAGGGCCCACGACGCCGAGCAGCGCAGCCGGCTGCAGCGCGGCTACCTTCCCATCCTCCGGTCCACGCAGAAGCACCCCGTCATCACCCTGGTGGCGGCTGTCCTGGTGCTCGGAGCCACCGGTGCCATGACACCGCTGCTGGCCACCAACCTCCTCGGAAATTCCGGGCAAAACAGCCTGACCGTGCGCCAGGTACTGCTTACCGGAACCAGCCTGGCCGACACCAGTGCCGCCGCCGTCCGCCTCGAAGGGGTCCTGCGCGGCATCGACGGCATCAAGGATGTCCAGGTCACGTCCGGCAACGCCCAGGCAGGCTTCGCCGCACTCACCTCCACCGGCTCCTCCAACTCAACGTTCACGGTGGTGACCGACGAAAAGGCCAACCAGGAACGGCTCCAGGACACCGTGCGCTCGGAGCTTGCGAAGGTCCCCGACGCCGGAAAGATCTCCGTAGGCACCCAGCAGGGCGGCTTCGGCACCTCGTCCACCGTCGACATCACGCTGAAGGCTGCCACCAGCGCCGACCTGCAGTCGGCCAGCGACACCATGGTGGCCGCCATGACGGGCGTCCCCGGGACCAGCGAGGTGGCCAGCAACCTTGCTGCCAGCAACCCCGTGGTGCAGGTCAAGGTGGACCGGGCCAAAGCCGCGGCCGCCGGCCTGAACGAGGAACAGGTGGCCGGCGTCCTGGCCTCCACCATCAGCCCCATCCCGGCCGGCACGGTCCGGATCGACACCAACGACTTCCCCGTCCGGATCGGCCAGGGCACCAAGTTCACCAGCATCGATGCAGTCCGGAACATCCCGCTTCCGGCGGGCGGCCGGTCGGTGACGCTGGGAAGCATCGCCGCCGTGGAGCAGGTGGACGTCCCGGTCTCCATCACTGCCAGCAATGGTGAGCGCACCGCCAAGGTGTCCATCACGCCGTCGGGCTCCAACCTGGGCGCAGTGAACACCGAAGTCCAAAAGCGCCTGGCCGATGTCCAGCTGCCGCCGGGAGTCACCGCCACCATCGGTGGCGCCACCACCCAGCAGGCAGAGTCCTTCCGGCAACTGGGCCTGGCCCTGCTGGCAGCCATCGCCATCGTGTACGTCATCATGGTGGCCACCTTCAAGTCGCTCATCCAGCCGCTGATCCTGCTGGTCTCGGTTCCGTTCGCGGCCACCGGTGCGGTGGCCCTGCTGCTGCTCACGGGCGTGCCGCTGGGCCTGCCGTCGCTCATCGGCATGCTGATGCTCGTGGGCATCGTGGTCACCAACGCGATCGTGCTGATCGACCTGATCAACCAGTACCGGCAGCCACGCGATGGCCGGCCGGGCATGAACGTGGCGGACGCCATCACGAACGGCGCCCGGCAGCGGCTCCGGCCCATCCTCATGACGGCACTTGCCACGGTCTTTGCCCTGACCCCCATGGCCCTGGGCCTTACGGGCGGCGGCGGGTTCATTTCCCAGCCGCTGGCAGTGGTGGTGATCGGCGGCCTGGTGTCCTCCACGGCGCTGACCCTGATCCTGGTTCCGGTGCTCTACCGGCTGGTGGAAGGCCGGCGCGAGAAGAAGGCGCTGCTGCGGGACCTGCAGGCCCGCCCGGAACCCGGGCCCGGTTCGGACATCGACGCCGAACTCAGGGACTGGACCACTGGCCAGGTCCCTAAAGTCAGCGGCCGCCGGGCGGCGCCCGGCGCCGGATAAAGCCCAACGTAGCCGCGATGCCCGTACCAGATCCTGGTGCGGGCATCGCTGCGTTCCAGGGCATGGCCCCTAGGCAAGGGCGGGGAATAATCCACGGGACGTGGTGTTACAGAAGGCAATAGATGCAAATGCATCTACATTGGTCTACACTGGAACCAAGCCAGCAAGTCCAGGAACGGAAGGCACGTCATGCAGATCGGTGTATTCAGCGTCAGCGACATCACCACGGACCCCACCACGGGCCACACCCCCACCGAACACGAGCGCATCAAAGCCTCGGTGGCCATCGCCAAAAAGGTCGAGGAAATCGGCATGGATGTCTACGCCATCGGCGAGCACCACAACCGGCCGTTCTTCTCCTCCTCCCCTACCACCACCCTGGCCTACATCGCAGCCCAGACCGAACGCATCATCCTCTCCACGGCCACCACGCTGATCACCACCAATGACCCGGTGAAGATCGCCGAGGATTTCGCCATGCTCCAGCACTTGTCCGACGGCCGCGTCGATTTGGTCCTGGGCCGCGGCAACACCGCGCCGGTCTACCCGTGGTTCGGCAAGAACATCCAGGACGGCGTGGAACTGGCCATCGAGAACTACAGCCTCCTGCGCAAGCTCTGGGACGAGGACACCGTGAACTGGTCCGGCAAGTTCCGCACCCCGCTGCAGAACTTCACCTCCACTCCCCGCCCGCTCGACGGCGTGGCCCCCTTCGTGTGGCACGGTTCCATCCGCACGCCGCAGATCGCCGAGGTGGCCGCCTACTTCGGTGACGGCTTCTTCGCCAACAACATCTTCTGGCCCAAGGAGCACTACCAGCAGCTGATCGGCCTCTACCGCGAGCGGTATGAGCACTACGGCCACGGCAAGGCGGACCAGGCGATCGTGGGACTCGGCGGCCAGTTCTTCATGCGGAAGAACTCCCAGGATGCGGTGAAGGAATTCCGCCCGTACTTCGACAACGCCCCCGTCTACGGCCACGGTCCGTCCCTGGAGGACTTCACCTCGCAGACACCGCTGACCGTGGGCAGCCCGCAGGAAGTCATCGAGAAGACCCTGACCTTCCGCGAGCACTTCGGTGACTACCAGCGCCAGCTGTTCCTGATCGACCACGCCGGCCTGCCCCTGAAGACCGTCCTGGAGCAGCTGGACCTGTTCGGCGAGGAAGTGCTGCCGGTCCTGCGCAGGGAGTACGCAGCCCTTAAGCCCGCCCACGTACCGGAGCCGCCCACCCACGCAGGACGCGTGGCCGCCCTGCTGGCGTCACAGGACGCCGGCAAAGCCACCCCGGTGGCGTAATGGCTGCGGGAGGATCGGAATCGCCGGTGCGGCTGGCGGCGGAAACCTGGGAATCGCTGTTCCGCGCGCAGGTGGCTGTCATGCGGAAGCTGCAGTCCGGACCGGCGTTCCGGAAGCTTGCGGTGAACGAATACGACGTCCTGTTCACGCTCTCCCGCTGCCCGTCCGGCTGGCTGCGGCTCAACGAGCTCAACGACAACGTCCTGTTGAGCCAGTCCAGCCTCAGCCGGCTGGTGGAGCGGCTCGAAAAGCGGGGACTCGTGGCCCGGATGCCGGCACCGGAGGACGGCCGCGGCGTGCTGCTCAAGCTGACGGACGAGGGCCGGGAACTGCAGAAAGAGATCGGCCGCGAGCATGTGCGGGACATCTCGGCCCTGGTGGGGCCCGCCCTGACGGCCGCTGAGCAGAAGGAACTCATGCGGCTGACCGACAAGCTGCGGAACTCGCTGGGGAAGCGCTAGCCCAGCTGCACCAGCCGGGCCGGATCCTCGGCCGGAAGGTCCCCGTTCACCACGGCGGTCACGCGCAGCTGGTTCAACACCAGGCTGCCGCCCACCGTGGAAAGGAAGGCCGTGTCCGACGAATCCCGGCCCGCAGTGATGCGCAGCATCGACTCCCGCGGGGCAAGCCCCGTGGGGTCGATGACGTGCCAGGCACCCTCCACATAGGCTTCCGCCACGGCGTGGAAATCCATGGGATTCAAGCCGGGGGCGTAAACAGCCGCGAGGCGGGCCGGGATGTCCTTGGACCGCAGCAGGGCAATGGCCAGGTGAGCGAAGTCCCGGCAGACCCCCCGCCTGCTCAGGAGCGTCTCCACCGCGCCATCCGTGCCACGGGAGGAGCCGCTGATGTACCGCAGTTCGCCATTGACCCACTCGCGGACCGCATGCACCAGGTCGGCCCCGTGGACCCCGCCGAATTCGGCGTAGGCCGTCGGTAGCAGCCGGTCCGACTCGGCATACCGGCTGGGACGCACGTAGCGGATGCGGTCGGCCAGGCACGCCTCCTCGGGCACGGCGCGGCCGGTCACTGTGGCCGAGTATTCCACCGTGACTTCGGCAGGCTCGGCGAACTCCATGTAGTGGAACCGGCCCCCGTGGTGGTCCGAAATTTCCGTGAGGGGAACCTCCGCGCCCCCGGCCGTCACGGACAGGGATTCGTCAAAGGATGAGTAGCCGCTGTTCCTCGCCACGGCGATGGCCATGGCCACCTTGGTGTTGGCGATGGTCTTGAAGGCCAGGCGTGCGGAAACAGAGCGTTCCATGAATCTCCGGGGGTGTTGGGGGTGGAAGGCAAGTCGGCGCACCGGCGCCTGGTGGGCGCGGGCAGCGGGACTAGTTTTTGACCTTCAGCGACATTAGCATCCGCTGCACGTTGGCGAAGTCAGGGCTCCCGTTGACGTACTGGGCCGCCTGGCCCAAGGTGTCGAACGCCTTCGCCGGGGCCACCTTCTCGTCCGGCGCGAAGGCCTTGAGGGCCACCAGGTCCCCAAACGAGTAGTCCCCCTGCCCGGCCGGGCCGCGGACCACGTTGCGCAGCTCGCACGCCTTCCCGTCGGTTCCTCCCACCAGGTTGGTGATGCCGTAGGAACCGAAGTAGCGGTAGCCCTGGATCACCCGGTAAACCATGCGTGGCGGGATGGTGCCCTCCCCACCCTGCGCGGCAAGGTCGAACGGTACGCTGCTGATCACCGTGTACGGGCGCTGTGCGCTTTCCGGGCAGTCGGCGGACGACGGCGGCAGTCCCGTCCGGAGCGCGGCCATGAAGGTTCCGTCGGGCTTCTTCACGTCAACCCTGAGTCCGCCGGGAAGGACGCCTTCCTCCGGCGCCACGGACTGGGCGATCCAGTCCGCCGGCAAATCGAAGCTGACCGTCTTTGCGGGATCGGAGAACGTCTTCCAGGACGTTGCGGTGGGTACAGCCCGGGGCTCGCCGGAGGCCGGGGCTGATGCTGTTGCGCTGCCGGCCGGCGCCGCTGCCGTGGCCCCGGCGCCCGCCCCGTCGGCCGGTGAGGCCGTTCCGGACGCCGCCGGTGCCGAGGGGTCCGGTTGCGCAGTCCATCCGGACCCGGCCGTCTGTTGTCCGGAACACGCTGCCAGCAGAACCGCGGCAGCCACGAGTGAGATACCGGAAAGAACAGTCTTTACTGGCGCGCCCGTCATGAGGCCCAGCCTAACGGGACCCGCCCCTCCCCCGCCTGCCGCGGCGGTGTTTTCCGCATCGCGGACACCCGCCCCCAGGCTCCTCCCAACCCGCCCGCCACCCGGCCGCAGGCCGGGCACCCGGCCCGGCGTGTCGCCGTCGGACGTCTACCACCCCGGCCTGGGACTAGGCTGGAGGCTATGTCGGAAGAGCAGCACGGCGCAGCCGAAGAGAATCCCGCGGACATTTCCGCCCTGGACATTGCCGACTGGCGGCTGCGGACGTTTGCGCTCTACGACAATGTCCGGCGGATCTCCGCCGAGAGCCCGTCCGAGGCGCACTCATACTGGCGCCACCAGCGGGACCTGATGTTCGCAACGCACCCGGCTTCCGCCCTGACAGCGGCGGACAAGGCGCGCTTTTCCGGCCTCAAGACTGCCGACTATGATCCCATCTACCGCTTCCACGTCCCGCTCACCAAGGAAGGCGCAGGCCGGGAGATGAGCGTGGACACGGGAACCGACGGCGTGGTCAACTTCGTCCGGCTGGGCACGTTCGACCTGCCGGAAATGGGCCAGCTGGGGGTCTGGAAAATCCATGGCTACGGCGGCGGCATCTTCGTTCCGTTCCGCGACGCCACGGCCGGTCAGCCGGGCGGAAGCTACGGGGCCGGGCGCTACCTGCTGGACACCATCAAGGGCGCGTTCCACGGGGTCAGCGGCACGGGGCCCGGCGCCACCTTTGTGCTGGACTTCAACTTTGCCTACAACCCCTCCTGCGCCTACAACGAGGCGTGGGCCTGCCCGCTGCCCGGGCCATCAAACCGCCTGGCAGTGGAAATTCCCGTGGGCGAGCTGTACTGATGCCGGCCGTCCCCAGTTACGCCGCGTGAGGGAAGGTCTGTCCGCACCCGCCGCCACGGAGACTGACACGGAGACCGCCACCCGGCGCTTTCCCGCCACCAGGCACCACCGTGGTGTACTGCGCTTTCCGGTCATCCGGCAGCTGCTGCGTTTCTCCGGCGTCGGGGTCATCTGCACCGCGGCGTCCCTGGGGCTTTACGCGCTGCTGCGGCCGTGGCTGGGCGCCCAGCTGGCCAACGCCGTGGCGCTGGTCCTCACGTCGCTGCTGAACACGGCCCTGAACCGGCGGCTGACCTTCAAGATTGCTTACCAGCAACGCCGCACCCGCGACCACCTCAACGGCCTGGTGGTGATCGCCGTGGCGTTGGTGATCACCGGCAGCAGCCTGGGCGTGCTGCACTGGTTCAATCCGGACGCCACCGTGGGTGACGAACTGGTGGCCACCACGCTGTCCGGCTTCCTGGCCACCGCCGTGCGCTTCAGCATGCTGCGGCACTGGATCTTCCGCCGCGCGCGCCACCGCTAGGGTTTACAGGGGGCTACCGGCCCGGGCCCGCTCCGAGGTTCCTGACGCCGGCCACGGCCGCCTGGACGGCAGCCGCGGCAGCGTCGAGGTCCTCCCGCGTCACCGACGCGTCGAAACTGAACCGGACCGCCGTCTGGGCCACCTCGGCCGGAATGCCCATGGCCGTGAGCACGGGCGACGGCGCGTCCGACCCTGCAGCGCACGCCGAGCCGCTGGAGCAGACCACGCCGCGGCGTTCCAGCTCGAGGAGCACCGACTCGCCGCTGGTACCGGGGAAGCAAAACGACGCCACTGACGGCAGCCGTTCGGACGGATGCCCGGTGAGGACGGCGTCCGGCACGCCTGCCAGGACGGCTGCGATGAACCGGTCCCGCAGGGCGGCAACCCTTGCCTGCTCCCCTGCCTGGCGGTCCCGGGCAAGCGTGAGGGCGGTGGCCAGCCCCACCGCGCCGGCAACGTTTTCCGTTCCGGACCGGCGGCCCCGCTCCTGGCCGCCGCCGTGGATGACCGGTTCCAAGCGCGTACGGCTCCGGATGAACAGCAGGCCGCAGCCTTTAGGTGCCCCCAGCTTGTGCCCCGAGATGCTCATCGCGTCCACGCCCAGAGGGCGGGTGTCGAGCGGCAGCCAGCCGGCGGCCTGGACGGCGTCGGTGTGGAACGGGATGCCCTGGGCGCGGGCGAGTTCCGCCAGCCCGGCGATGGGCTGGATGGTTCCCACCTCGTTGTTGGCGTACATGATGCTCACCAGCGCGGTTTCCGGGCGCAGCACCCCGGCAAGTGCTTCGGGTGTGACGCGGCCTGTTGGATCCACCGGGACCACGTCGACGGCGAAGCCGTGGAAGCGCTCCAGGTACCGGGCGGATTCCTCCACGGCGGGGTGTTCGACGGCGCTGATCACCACCCGGTCCAGCAGCGGGTTTGCCGCCTGCCGGGCCAGGGCGATGCCTTTCACCGCCAGGTTGTCCGCTTCGGTTCCACCAGAGGTGAACACCACTTCGCCCTGCCGGCAGCCAAGGACATCCGCCACGGCCCTCCGAGCCTGCGCGAGAGCCTCGGCTGCCGCCTCGCCCAGGGTGTGGTGGCTGGAGGGATTCCCGAATCCGCCCGTGAGGTAGGGCCACATGGCGTCCAGCACTTCACGGCGGACCGGGGTGGTGGCGGCGGCGTCAAGGAAGATCACGGCAGCGTCACCCTGCGGCCAGTTCGACGTCGAGGCCCAGGTCCAGCGCGGCCACCGAGTGGGTGAGTGCGCCAACGGAGATGACATCCACACCGGTGGCTGCAATGGCCGCGACCGTGCCGGTATTCACGTTCCCGCTGGCCTCCACCCGGGCACGGCCGGCCACAAGGGCAACCCCGGCCCTGAGCCCTTCGAGGGTGAAGTTGTCCAGCATGATGGTGTCCACTCCGGCGGCCAGCACGGGTTCGATCTGGTCCATGCGGTCCACCTCGACCTCAAAGTGGGTGGTGTGGCCCAGCTGTGCCTTGGCGGTAAGCAGGAGTGCGGTGAGTTTCGCCGGGTCCCCGCCGGTCATTACGGCGAGGTGGTTGTCCTTGGCAAGCACGGCGTCGGACAGGCTGTAGCGGTGGTTGGAGCCGCCGCCGCAACGCACCGCGAAGCGTTCAAGGATGCGCAGCCCAGGGGTGGTCTTGCGCGTGTCGGTGATGCGGGCCCGGGTTCCGTCGGCGAGCCGGACAAATTCGGCGGTCTTGGTGGCGATGGCGGACATCCGCTGGACAAGGTTGAGCGCCACGCGTTCTGCCAGCAGCACCGAGCGGGCGGTGCCGCTGACCCGGGCGAGGTGCGTGCCGGCGTCGAACGTTTCCCCGTCCGCCACCAGCAGCTCCACCATGGTCGCCGGGTCCACCAGCTGCATGGCGTCGCGGAAGACCGTGGCTCCGCTCATGACGCCGGGCACGCGGGCGTTGAGGACGGCGGTGGCGCGGGCACCGGCGGGGATGAGCACCTGCGAGGTGATGTCACCCGAGGGCGCATCCTCGGCGAAGGCCCGTTGCAGGATGTCCCGGACGGGGGCCGTCGGAAGGGTGAGGTCCAGCGCGGGGCGCAGGGGCGTTGCCTGGTCGAT
This region of Arthrobacter sp. DNA4 genomic DNA includes:
- a CDS encoding transglutaminase family protein; translation: MERSVSARLAFKTIANTKVAMAIAVARNSGYSSFDESLSVTAGGAEVPLTEISDHHGGRFHYMEFAEPAEVTVEYSATVTGRAVPEEACLADRIRYVRPSRYAESDRLLPTAYAEFGGVHGADLVHAVREWVNGELRYISGSSRGTDGAVETLLSRRGVCRDFAHLAIALLRSKDIPARLAAVYAPGLNPMDFHAVAEAYVEGAWHVIDPTGLAPRESMLRITAGRDSSDTAFLSTVGGSLVLNQLRVTAVVNGDLPAEDPARLVQLG
- a CDS encoding LLM class flavin-dependent oxidoreductase yields the protein MQIGVFSVSDITTDPTTGHTPTEHERIKASVAIAKKVEEIGMDVYAIGEHHNRPFFSSSPTTTLAYIAAQTERIILSTATTLITTNDPVKIAEDFAMLQHLSDGRVDLVLGRGNTAPVYPWFGKNIQDGVELAIENYSLLRKLWDEDTVNWSGKFRTPLQNFTSTPRPLDGVAPFVWHGSIRTPQIAEVAAYFGDGFFANNIFWPKEHYQQLIGLYRERYEHYGHGKADQAIVGLGGQFFMRKNSQDAVKEFRPYFDNAPVYGHGPSLEDFTSQTPLTVGSPQEVIEKTLTFREHFGDYQRQLFLIDHAGLPLKTVLEQLDLFGEEVLPVLRREYAALKPAHVPEPPTHAGRVAALLASQDAGKATPVA
- a CDS encoding efflux RND transporter permease subunit, with translation MFRLAHLSLANRALIALITVFASVFGVITMSSLKQELIPSIEFPQITVLSSMPGASPEVVDKQVSGPLEKALNGVEGLESTSSTSRTGVSQITMVFTYGSNLDRARNQIDRAISNAKRTLPSDVQPQAIAGSISDFPIVFLAVSSDKPLSELNADLQRLSVPRLQKIDGVRSADVTGGASQHIEILPRTEAMAAAGAGVTAIRDALSNNGALIPAGTLEDQGKTLSLQIGSPVDSLDAIKALPLSGAKNAATIGSVADVSLKDDERTSITRTNGAETLAVSVPKKPEGDTVAISHAVRDSLNELEAELGSNAKFTPVFDQAPFIEKSIKDLTTEGLLGLGFAVAIILLFLMSARSTLVTAVSIPLSLLITFIGLSATGYSLNILTLGALTIAIGRVVDDSIVVIENIKRHLSYGEEKSTAILTAIREVAVAITASTLTTVAVFLPIAFVGELAGELFRPFALTVTMALLASLLVSLTIVPVLAYWFLKNPKGGPAGAAAGSPEARRIAGEAKARAHDAEQRSRLQRGYLPILRSTQKHPVITLVAAVLVLGATGAMTPLLATNLLGNSGQNSLTVRQVLLTGTSLADTSAAAVRLEGVLRGIDGIKDVQVTSGNAQAGFAALTSTGSSNSTFTVVTDEKANQERLQDTVRSELAKVPDAGKISVGTQQGGFGTSSTVDITLKAATSADLQSASDTMVAAMTGVPGTSEVASNLAASNPVVQVKVDRAKAAAAGLNEEQVAGVLASTISPIPAGTVRIDTNDFPVRIGQGTKFTSIDAVRNIPLPAGGRSVTLGSIAAVEQVDVPVSITASNGERTAKVSITPSGSNLGAVNTEVQKRLADVQLPPGVTATIGGATTQQAESFRQLGLALLAAIAIVYVIMVATFKSLIQPLILLVSVPFAATGAVALLLLTGVPLGLPSLIGMLMLVGIVVTNAIVLIDLINQYRQPRDGRPGMNVADAITNGARQRLRPILMTALATVFALTPMALGLTGGGGFISQPLAVVVIGGLVSSTALTLILVPVLYRLVEGRREKKALLRDLQARPEPGPGSDIDAELRDWTTGQVPKVSGRRAAPGAG
- a CDS encoding MarR family winged helix-turn-helix transcriptional regulator; the protein is MAAGGSESPVRLAAETWESLFRAQVAVMRKLQSGPAFRKLAVNEYDVLFTLSRCPSGWLRLNELNDNVLLSQSSLSRLVERLEKRGLVARMPAPEDGRGVLLKLTDEGRELQKEIGREHVRDISALVGPALTAAEQKELMRLTDKLRNSLGKR
- a CDS encoding GtrA family protein — its product is MREGLSAPAATETDTETATRRFPATRHHRGVLRFPVIRQLLRFSGVGVICTAASLGLYALLRPWLGAQLANAVALVLTSLLNTALNRRLTFKIAYQQRRTRDHLNGLVVIAVALVITGSSLGVLHWFNPDATVGDELVATTLSGFLATAVRFSMLRHWIFRRARHR
- the nadC gene encoding carboxylating nicotinate-nucleotide diphosphorylase translates to MTEPAVIDQATPLRPALDLTLPTAPVRDILQRAFAEDAPSGDITSQVLIPAGARATAVLNARVPGVMSGATVFRDAMQLVDPATMVELLVADGETFDAGTHLARVSGTARSVLLAERVALNLVQRMSAIATKTAEFVRLADGTRARITDTRKTTPGLRILERFAVRCGGGSNHRYSLSDAVLAKDNHLAVMTGGDPAKLTALLLTAKAQLGHTTHFEVEVDRMDQIEPVLAAGVDTIMLDNFTLEGLRAGVALVAGRARVEASGNVNTGTVAAIAATGVDVISVGALTHSVAALDLGLDVELAAG
- a CDS encoding cysteine desulfurase family protein, with the translated sequence MIFLDAAATTPVRREVLDAMWPYLTGGFGNPSSHHTLGEAAAEALAQARRAVADVLGCRQGEVVFTSGGTEADNLAVKGIALARQAANPLLDRVVISAVEHPAVEESARYLERFHGFAVDVVPVDPTGRVTPEALAGVLRPETALVSIMYANNEVGTIQPIAGLAELARAQGIPFHTDAVQAAGWLPLDTRPLGVDAMSISGHKLGAPKGCGLLFIRSRTRLEPVIHGGGQERGRRSGTENVAGAVGLATALTLARDRQAGEQARVAALRDRFIAAVLAGVPDAVLTGHPSERLPSVASFCFPGTSGESVLLELERRGVVCSSGSACAAGSDAPSPVLTAMGIPAEVAQTAVRFSFDASVTREDLDAAAAAVQAAVAGVRNLGAGPGR
- a CDS encoding malate:quinone oxidoreductase; the encoded protein is MTFISKTPHADVVLIGGGIMSATLGAFLKQLEPNWTISLFERLDQPGLESSDPWNNAGTGHAALCELNYSPAAKDGSVSPAKALLINEQFQLSRQFWSHLVDNNLIGSPKGFINTVPHMSFVIGEDHTRFLKTRYEALKPHPLFRSMEYSEDHAQIAKWAPLIVKGRDPQQRIAATRAAEGTDVDFGALTRELTTYLGNNGVEINYGHDVTGISRASDGGWDLTLKYPKSGEHGKIHAKFVFVGAGGGALHLLQASGIPESKGYGGFPVSGQFFRCTDETIAAQHSAKVYGQASVGAPPMSVPHLDTRYVNGKRSLLFGPYAGFSTNFLKNGSYLDLPLSIRPGNIIPMLAVAKDNMDLTAYLVKEVVKRHDQKVEALREYYPEAKGGDWELITAGQRVQIIKKDPQKGGILQFGTEVIAGRDGSIGALLGASPGASTAVPIMIELLQKTFPKNFKGWQSKLKDMMPGYGVKLDENPDLAAELERATAASLQLESVSASH
- a CDS encoding DUF1684 domain-containing protein, with the translated sequence MSEEQHGAAEENPADISALDIADWRLRTFALYDNVRRISAESPSEAHSYWRHQRDLMFATHPASALTAADKARFSGLKTADYDPIYRFHVPLTKEGAGREMSVDTGTDGVVNFVRLGTFDLPEMGQLGVWKIHGYGGGIFVPFRDATAGQPGGSYGAGRYLLDTIKGAFHGVSGTGPGATFVLDFNFAYNPSCAYNEAWACPLPGPSNRLAVEIPVGELY